The genome window AGCTGGGCGTGGGCGGGCGGCGCCAGGGTCAGCGTCAGCAGCAGGGCCGCGAGTACCGAGCGAGGCAGCCGATGCGCTCCACCCATGGCGGTTACTTGGGGGAGATCGTCACGACGCCGGCCGTGTTGTCGATATTGACCGTGAACTGGTCGAGGAAGTCGCGGCCCAGGAGCCCGTCACCCTGCCCAAGATCGACGTCGTGCGCCGCGACACGGAGCGGGCCCGAGCGCGCGCCGCCCACCTCGATGCTTTCCACGGGCACCAAGAGGACGTCGGCTGTGCCCGTGGCGCCCTTGATCGTTGATCTAACGGCCTCGCGCGACCCGATGCCCATCCCGGCCAGGACGCGCGGGTTGATCACGGTCACCGACGCCCCGGTGTCGAGCAGAAGCTGTGCCGATCCCTCGCCGTTGATCTTGGCGGACACCATGATGGGCTTGCCCGGCGTGAAGGAGATGCGCGTCACGCCGGACGCCTCACCCCCAGCCGGCGAGGGGCTCGCGGCGGGCGACGCCGGCCTCTCGGGATACGCGAGGAGCTGCGCCTTCGACCGGAAGCGCTCCGGCACGCTGTAGATCCCCTGGCTGTAGTGGACACCATCCTGCTCGTCGGTCCAGCGGTACATCTGGGCCCACACCGGCGCGGGCCAGAGCCCCCAGAGCGCCCAAAGCCCTAGGCCCGCCAAGCTCAGCCCAAGGGTCGCCAAGCTCAGGAAGCCAGCCGGGAACACCGCTCGCCGCGATCGACTCATCATTGAAGGAGTATATCCCGCCTAACGGGGGCCCGGACAGGCCAGAGGACCGGGGCGCCACCGGTTCCAAGCGGTCTCGTAGACCACCATCTCGTCGGCGCCGGCCACGGTATTGTGCTCGAGCCTGACCCGGTGGATGGGCGTGAAGCGGTCGGCGCGCGTCGAGAGCGCCGGGAACCACGAGGGGAAGATGATGAGGTAGTCGGGGCAGGCGCGCTCGAGATAGCGAAGGATCCCCGCTTCACCGTCGCGTCGGTACGGAATGATGGCCGGCGTCACGAGACCCATCACGTCCACCACCTCGCGCCGCCCGAGATAACCGATGGCCCCTACGTCGTTGAGCGCGAGCCGCGCCCCGGCGGGCGTGTGCGCGTCGACCCAGCGCCCGAGGCCCACCTGCATGGCGTCGATGTTCTGCACGGCCCAGGCATACCGTGTCGCGCCGGGGCCGAGCGAGGCGAGTGAGGCGACCAGCAGCAGCGCGCACGCCACCCGCCCCCACGACGGACGGGACCGCGCCATTGACACGAGCGGGACGAAGGCGCTCACCGCGACCACGATGGCCAGCGGCAGGAGCTGTATCGAGTAGCGCCCCTCCTGAAAGGCCGGACCCCGAGAGGGAGCCAGGAGCGCCATACCGAGCGGGTGGAGAAGGAGGATGGAGGCCGGCAGCGCCCAGGCGCGCCCGCCCCGCCGCCACAACACCCAGAGCCCGGGCAGCAGCAGAACGGGCAGCAGCACGTTCACCGAGGCCAGCCAAGCTATCCACTCCCGCTCGAACTGCCACGGCCGGAAGAGGAAGGTGGTCACCGCGGACTCGCGTGCGCCCGAGAGCAGGCCCACGAGCCCGCCCTCGATCTTGGCCGCGGCTGTGGCCGGGAGCGGCGTCCCAGAGGTCCTCAAGTTGAACGCCACCCACGGGAGGAGGATGACCGCGGGGAGGCCCCACACGATGGTCGAGCGCCTGGCAGTCAGTGGTCCCGCCAGCCAGAGAAGCGGGACCAGCAGGACCGACTCGGGGCGCGCGAGCACGGCCAAACCGGCGAGCGCGGCCGCGATCGGAGCGCGGCCCGCCGCGTGAGCGGCGAGGGCCGCCGTCACGAGGAGGGCGGCGAGCGTTACCTCCATCCCGGAGAGCGCACCCCAGACCATGGGCGCACTCCACGCGGTCACGAGCGCCGCTGTGAGGCCGAGGGCGGTGTCCCCCGTCCATGTAAGAGCCAGCCGCCTCGCCAGCCACGCGGCGCC of Candidatus Methylomirabilota bacterium contains these proteins:
- a CDS encoding aspartyl protease family protein — its product is MMSRSRRAVFPAGFLSLATLGLSLAGLGLWALWGLWPAPVWAQMYRWTDEQDGVHYSQGIYSVPERFRSKAQLLAYPERPASPAASPSPAGGEASGVTRISFTPGKPIMVSAKINGEGSAQLLLDTGASVTVINPRVLAGMGIGSREAVRSTIKGATGTADVLLVPVESIEVGGARSGPLRVAAHDVDLGQGDGLLGRDFLDQFTVNIDNTAGVVTISPK